The following is a genomic window from Aeromonas sp. FDAARGOS 1405.
TGCAACCGGCACAGAAATCCTTGCTGTAGGGCATGATAAGCCCCACCCCACCCTGCGATTCCGGATGCATGAATACCTGCGCCGGACCGTCATCCGTGCCCCGCAACTGCTGCACCCAGCCGCTCTCCAGCAAGCGCTGTTTAATCTGTTCGCCGCTGACATGGTGGTCACGAAACAGGGTATCCATTTCGCCGGTCTGCATCAGTTCGATAAAGCGCAACTCGATGGGCTTGTGCCTGATCCAGCCCAGAAAGGCATCAAGCTGGTAGTCGTTGAGCCCCTTGAGCAGCACCGCATTAATCTTCACCGATTTGAAACCGGCGGCCAGTGCCGCTTCGATCCCCTCCATCACCTCCGCCAGCTTGTTCTCACCGGTGATCTGGTGAAACTGGCGCGGGTCGAGACTGTCGACACTGACATTCAGCGCGTTGAGTCCGGCATCAAACCACTCCTGGGCCCGCTCCTTGAGGCGATAGCCGTTGGTAGTCATGGCGACCTTCTCGATACCCGGGGTAGAGGCAATCACCCTGACGATCTCGGTGAAATCGCGGCGCAGGGAGGGCTCGCCCCCCGTGATGCGCACCTTGCGGGTGCCCATGGCGGCAAAACCGCTGACCACACGGCGGATCTCGTCAATCGAGAGAAAGGGTTGACGCCCCGCTTTGTGACCTTCGAGGGGGCGATAGCCGTCAGGCAGGCAATAGGTGCAACGGAAATTGCACACATCGGTCACTGACAGACGCAAATAGTAAAAACGACGGGAAAAACCATCTTCAAGTGGCAACATAAACACCTTTCCAAATACGGGAGGCCAGGGCATTTCTTTCCTGACCCTTACAGCTCGAACGTCGGCTGACGGCTGGTTTCCCCCTATCGCTAGGACTTAGGCAAAACCGCTCGGAGTTCATCTAGTTTTTCGATGCTAACACAAGTTGGAGTACACTCCCACGCATCTTGCGGGGTCCTTATCACTATTCAGAGGTGCGCATCAGTATGGGAAAACGGTTCAGGGTCCATTCGGTCAGCAGTGCCATTGGTCGCGCCATGGTGTTGATCCTCTTCATGGCCAGCCTGATCGCGCTGGTCGCCATGGTCACCCTCTTCTACTCGGTACCCGATGCCAAGGCGATCAACCTCTCCGGTTCGCTGCGGATGCAGGCCTACCGGATGGCCTACGAAATCGAGCGGGGCGACAGCGTGCTGGGACGCCTCTCCCAGTTTGAAGAGACCCTGCACGCCGAAGAGCTGCAGGAGACCCAGCGCTGGATCACGCCTGCCTCCCTGCGCCGCACCTATGGCGAAGTGCTCAGCCAGTGGCAGGTGATGCGCCAGCACATCGAGGATCGCACCCCCAGACGGTACACCGATAATACCGAGCAGTTTGTGGCGGCCATCGACAATTTCGTCAATCAGATGCAGTACCACGTGGAATTCAAGGTGAGGATGCTGGCGCTTGCGGAGGGGCTCGGCCTGCTGGCCATCATCACCATCGCCTGGTTCACGGTGCGCTTCACCCGTCAGCAGGTGGTCGCCCCCCTCAACCAGCTGGTCTACTGTGCCCGCCAGATCCAGCGGCAGGATTTCGATCTTAAGCTGCCCGCCCACGGCGAAAACGAGCTGGGGGAGCTCTCGCGCGCCTTCGTCACCATGGCAGACGAGCTGGGCAAGCTCTATCGGGAGCTGGAAAACAAGGTGGAAGAGAAAACCGCCAAGCTGCAACAGGCCAACGACACGCTCTCGTTTCTCTACTCGACCGCCCAGAAGCTGCACGCCGCCCCGCTCAGTACCCGCACCCTCATCAAACTGCTGGACCGCGCCGCCGCCCACCAGCATATCGACCATATCCGGCTGACCCGCTTCGAGCACAATGCCATGCCGGTCTACATCTCTGGGCGCACCGGCTGGCCCGGCGATCTCGATGCGGTGGCCAGCTTTTATCTGCAGATGGATGAGCAGGAGTTCGGCCGCCTCGACATCATCAGCCAACACCCCATCGATGAGCGGTTGATTAAAAACTTCACCATGCTGCTGGCTCAGGTGCTGCACAAAGACCAGACCCTGCTGCAACAGCAGCGACTGCTGCTAATGGAGGAGCGGGCGGTGATCGCCCGCGAGCTGCACGACTCGCTGGCGCAGGCCCTCTCTTATCTCAAGATCCAGTCCACCCTGCTCAAGCGCTCTTACGCCAAGGGGCAACATGACAAGGCGCAGGAGGCGATGCAGCAGATCGACGAGGGGCTTAGCAATGCCTATACCCAGTTGCGCGAACTGCTCGGCACCTTCCGTCTCACCATTGGCGATGCCAATCTGGGGGAAGCGATCCGCGTCATGCTTGATCAACTGCAGCCTCAGACCCAGGCCGAAATCCGGTTCCATTACGGACTGGCCGACAATGACCTGGAGGCGGGCCAGCATATCCACATTTTGCAGCTGATCCGTGAGGCAGTGCTCAATGCCATCAAACATGCCAACGCGCAAGTGATTGATGTTAGCTGTGAGACCCTCGCCAGTGGTAACATTGAGGTTCAGATTTCAGATGACGGTGTCGGGATCGGACTCGCCAGCTCGGCGATCAACCATTACGGGTTGAGCATCATGAACGAGCGAGCAAGCAAACTGCATGGACTGTTGACCATCAGCGAACAGCAGCCACAAGGCACCCGCGTGCATCTGACCTTTCCCACCAGTCTAACGAGAGACGCCTGATGGACGAGATGAAATACACTGTTCTGGTCGTAGACGACCATCCCCTCATGCGCAAAGGGATTGTGCAGCTGCTGGCTCTGGAAGATAACATGGAAGTGACCGGTGAAGCCTCCAACGGCACAGACGCCGTGGCACTGGCCAAAGAGTCCGAGCCGGATCTGATCCTGCTCGATCTCAACATGAAGGGGCTCTCCGGCCTCGACACCCTCAAGGCGCTGCGCGCTGAGGAGATCACCTCCCGGGTAGTGATCCTCACCGTATCCGATGCCCGTCAGGATGTGGTGGCCCTGCTCAAGGCGGGTGCCGATGGCTACCTGCTCAAGGATACCGAGCCTGACCTGCTGCTGGCCCAACTGGCAGACGTGATGACCGGCAAGCAGATCCTGAGCGAACCGCTGCGCCCCTATCTCGAAAACATCTACGAGCTGGATCACCTGCAGCAGAAGCTGGAAAGCTTAACGCGTCGCGAAATGCAAATCCTGCGCGAAATTGCAAAAGGCCTCTCCAACAAACAGGTCGCCTCGGTACTCCATATCTCCGAGGGAACGGTCAAGGTTCACGTGAAGAGCCTGCTGAAGAAACTCGAGGCGCAAAGCCGCGTGGAAGCGGCTGTCATGTATCTGGAGCAGCGCAACTAAGCGCCCTCAACCGCCCGAAAAGCCACCCTCCGGTGGCTTTTTTCATTCTCTGGCACAGTCGCTGCATTGTCATATTCAGCAACTACTC
Proteins encoded in this region:
- the moaA gene encoding GTP 3',8-cyclase MoaA — its product is MLPLEDGFSRRFYYLRLSVTDVCNFRCTYCLPDGYRPLEGHKAGRQPFLSIDEIRRVVSGFAAMGTRKVRITGGEPSLRRDFTEIVRVIASTPGIEKVAMTTNGYRLKERAQEWFDAGLNALNVSVDSLDPRQFHQITGENKLAEVMEGIEAALAAGFKSVKINAVLLKGLNDYQLDAFLGWIRHKPIELRFIELMQTGEMDTLFRDHHVSGEQIKQRLLESGWVQQLRGTDDGPAQVFMHPESQGGVGLIMPYSKDFCAGCNRLRVSSLGKLHLCLFGDNGIDLRDLLGADGQSDELQQRIRAALAGKSATHRLHEGNAGITPHLASIGG
- the narQ gene encoding nitrate/nitrite two-component system sensor histidine kinase NarQ gives rise to the protein MGKRFRVHSVSSAIGRAMVLILFMASLIALVAMVTLFYSVPDAKAINLSGSLRMQAYRMAYEIERGDSVLGRLSQFEETLHAEELQETQRWITPASLRRTYGEVLSQWQVMRQHIEDRTPRRYTDNTEQFVAAIDNFVNQMQYHVEFKVRMLALAEGLGLLAIITIAWFTVRFTRQQVVAPLNQLVYCARQIQRQDFDLKLPAHGENELGELSRAFVTMADELGKLYRELENKVEEKTAKLQQANDTLSFLYSTAQKLHAAPLSTRTLIKLLDRAAAHQHIDHIRLTRFEHNAMPVYISGRTGWPGDLDAVASFYLQMDEQEFGRLDIISQHPIDERLIKNFTMLLAQVLHKDQTLLQQQRLLLMEERAVIARELHDSLAQALSYLKIQSTLLKRSYAKGQHDKAQEAMQQIDEGLSNAYTQLRELLGTFRLTIGDANLGEAIRVMLDQLQPQTQAEIRFHYGLADNDLEAGQHIHILQLIREAVLNAIKHANAQVIDVSCETLASGNIEVQISDDGVGIGLASSAINHYGLSIMNERASKLHGLLTISEQQPQGTRVHLTFPTSLTRDA
- the narL gene encoding two-component system response regulator NarL, which translates into the protein MDEMKYTVLVVDDHPLMRKGIVQLLALEDNMEVTGEASNGTDAVALAKESEPDLILLDLNMKGLSGLDTLKALRAEEITSRVVILTVSDARQDVVALLKAGADGYLLKDTEPDLLLAQLADVMTGKQILSEPLRPYLENIYELDHLQQKLESLTRREMQILREIAKGLSNKQVASVLHISEGTVKVHVKSLLKKLEAQSRVEAAVMYLEQRN